A segment of the Desulfurococcus mucosus DSM 2162 genome:
GAGGACTTTATTGAGGAAGTCGTCAAGACCTTCGATAGAGACGGCTCCATAGGTTGCGTCTACTCGAGGTGCGTTTGGGTCTTCAGGGAGGGTGCGAGGAGCAGGGGAGGCCCTCTGGGGCTCGCGACGAGGCTCCTGAGCAAGCTGTCCGTTCACGAGTCCCTCCTGCCCAGGCAGGTCAGGACCATAGATAGGCACCTAGCCGAGATCCCCGTCTTCACCATGAGCGTCGCGTGCAGGAGGGAGGCCCTGCTGAGGGCCGGGCTCTACGACGAGTCCGTGGAGGAGCCCATACAGGGCGAGGACTTCGACCTGGCCATGAGGGTGAGGGCGGCCGGCTACAGGATAGTCGCCAACGGCAAGGCTGTCTCCTACCACTTCACGAGGCAGGTGTCGAAGAGGGTGGAGAGGCTGAGGAGGGACCCGAGGCACATAGAGGGGGTGTACCGCAGCGAGGTGTACTTCCTGGCGAAGAACAGGGGGCTCGTGGGCCTCTACGTGGTGCCTCATGCCATCTACAGGGCGATCGAGGCCGTCGCATGGGCCGCCAGGAGCGGGAGGCCCTCCACGGCCCTGTACGGCGTCAGGGGCATCATGGTGGGGCTTGTCAAGGGCTGCGTCAGCCGGGGGGCGGGACCCTGGAGGAGCCGCTCGTATACGTCATAGTCCTGAACTACAACGGCAGGGAGCTCCTGAGGAGGGCCCTCGCGAGCCTAAGGAAGACGAGGTACGGCAACATGAAGATCCTCGTCGTGGACAACGGCTCGAGCGACGGATCCGTTGAGATAGTGAGGAGAGAGTTCCCGGAGGCGGAGATCCTGGCGCTCCCGAGGAACCTCGGCTATGCCAGGGCAAACAACCTGGGCATAGCAGTGGCCCTGAGGAGAGGAGCCAGGTACGTGGTACTGATGAACAATGATGTAGAGGTAGTAGACCCCTGGTGGCTAAGGTTAGCGGTGAAAGTGATGGAAAGCCATAAAGACATAGGGATAATGGGCCTTAGGTTTTATTGCCAGGTGCGAGATGCCAACATTGTTGTGGCCCAAGAATCATAGAGGTCAATGAAGTGTGGTTCGCAAGTGTCGTGATAAGAGCTGAGGTATTTAGTACTATCGGTTATTTAGATCCTTGCTATATTTTAGGAGGATTCGAGGACGTAGACTTTTGCTATAGAACACGAAGAGCAGGTTTTAAGGTAATATGCAATCCTCATATAAAAATAATTCATATGCATCAGGCAACTTTTAAAAGAATGCCGTCGACGATTCGTTTATGGACCGGCTCGGCTAATGATGTTAGGTTTTGTATACTTAACCGGTCCTTAAGAGAACTGCTAGGCATTATTTTATGGTCTTTGCTAAGGAGTCGTACGGAATTCTCTTGGTTAACGCGAGGATTCGTAACTTTAGTTAAATGGTACGGTATTTTAGGAGTTGTATGCTTAATCGTCAAGGGCATTAAGAGAAGACTTTTTAACGATGTATATATAAGCTTTAATTTGTCTAGTTTACACGTAGAGCAACTAAAGATGTTGTGTAAAGGTAAATTATGAAGAGCATTCTCGTTTCTATTGTGATCCCCGTGAAGAACGAGCGCGGGAACGTAGAGCAGTTGATAATGAGCATCTACGGGCAGACCTACAGGCCGATCGAGGTGGTCGTGGTGGACGGGGGCTCGACGGACGGGACGCTCGAGGCACTTCAGGAGCTGAAGGCGAAGCTCAAGGGTGCGGGCTTCGCGATAAAGGTCCTGAAGGAGGAGGACTTCGGGAGCCTGAGATCGCCGGCGAACGCGAGGAACATAGGCGTACTGAATAGCTCCGGCGAAGTGATCGTCTTCTTCGACGCCGACTTCGATCTAAGCGGCGACCCCGAGGCTATAGAGAAGATCGTCGCTGGGCTGGGCGAGGGAGAGCACGTCGCCATAACCTACGCCCCCAACGGCCACACCTGGGTCGAGAGGCACTTGGCCCTCGACGACATTGTCTACTACTTCCGCGGCGGCAGGCCTCTTCACGTCGTCTGCTGCTTTAGGAGGTCCGTGTTCTCCAGGGCCCTCTTCGACGCCAGCCTGGGCTTTGGGGAGGACCTCGAGTTCCTGGCGCGCGCCAAGACTATGTGGAGGGTCGTCGGGACCGGGGTCAGGAGGTGCTACCCCCACACCCTGGGCCAGCTGATGAAGCAGCAGCTGTGGTACGGCAGGACGGCGCTGAGGTACTTCAGGAAGGTGGGGGCGATGCGCTGGCCGATAGACGTCGCCAGATCCAACGCCGTGCTGGGTATCGTAGCCCTCGATGTCATAGTCTCGGCGGCCTCAATGAACGTGCTACTAACGCTGGCCGTGACGGCGCTACTGCTAGCCTTCGTGGCGCACAGGTGGCTGCGCAGAGACGTAGTGGTGCTGGGCGGGAAGCCAAGGCTGATCTTGGAGAGGCTGGCGTGGACTCTGTTGAGGGAGACCTACGGCAGGCTCTGGTTCGACATAGGGTTGCTGCTGGGGCTGGCGAGGTCCTCACACCGAGACCTAGGCAGGTGACCTGATACGCGTGCAAGAGAGGGTATCGTCATAGTAGTCCCAATGCACTTACTCATACTGAGGGGGACCGAGAGGTGGGCTCTCGAGGTCTCAAAGCACCTCTCAAGGATGTTAAAGTCGAGCATATCCATAGTGTCGTTCTGTACCGGCCTGGAGGACTACGGAGCGAGCCGCGTGAAGGTGCCTAGCCTGGTCAGATACCTGGCTGAGGCTAAGAGCGTAGAGGCACTCTTCGTACCGAGCATTTATTATAAGCATGTGAGCAAGAAGCTGGCGCTATTGAGCGGTTCACGAGCCCTTAGTCAAGCTGGAAGACGTTACAAATGTTCTTGAGCAAAACGGCTATGTCACAGACGGCGTGTTCCAACCTAGGAGAGACGGCTAAGAAGCTAGTCTATACGAAACACCACCGCTGACGACTATATGCAGCAGGCCGGGAGCCACGATGCGGGAAGACCAGTGACTCCATCTAAGGTTGCGATCGTTATTCTCGGCTACAACGCTAGGAAGAGCTTGGGCCCGCTCCTAGATAGAGCCATAGACTCCGCCCTCGGCCAGTCCTACGGGAACGTGAAGGTCATCTTCGCGGATAACGGCTCCGCGGACGACAGCGCGGAGTACGTCTCAAGCAAGTACGGCGACAAGGTTAGGGTCGTTAGGCTGGGCAGGAACTACGGCTTCTGCCTCGGGAACAACCTGGCCGTGAGGCACCTATCGCCCGACATCAAGTACATACTCTTCATGAACCCGGACGCGGTCCTCGAGGAGAGGTACGTCGAGAAGCTGGTCGGCATTATGGAGCGGGACGAGAGCGTAGGGATCGCGCAGGGCCTGCAGAGGTCTCTCGGCGGCTCCTTCTCGAGCCTCGGCGGCTACGTCGACTCGTACGGCAGGGCCGTGGAGGTGGACGTGAGCGGCCTCGAGGGGAGGCTCTCGGGCCTCGACGCGGTCTTCGAGGTGGCCTGGGCCTCCGGCTCCGCCATGATGGTCAGGAGGGAGCTCTTCGAGAGGCTGGGCGGCTTCTCCCCGGAGCTCTTCATGTACCACGACGAGATAGACCTCTGCGCCAGGGCCCTCTCCCTGGGGTACAGGACCGTGGTCTACCCCAGGGCTGTGTACTACCACAGGAGGGGCACCGAGGGGGCACCGAAGAGAATAAACTGGCTCTCCTGGTACCTTGCCAACCGCAACAAGTGGCTCACCACGGTGAGGTACTTCCCGCTCAAGCACGTGCTAAGGGCTCTGCTCCTGTACCTCCCGGTGGAGGTGCTCATCAACGTGCTGAAGTCCGTCAGGAAGGGGGAGAGGGCCAGGGCGAGGCTGCAGCTGAGGATCGTCTGGCATGTGGCGAGGAACCTGAGGAGGGAGGCCTCATTCAGGAGGAGGTGGAGACCAGGGCTTCGCGGCCTGGAGGGCTTCATAATGGACGTCCCCAGCCCCCTTATAGGGGTGGACCCGAGGAGGGCTCTGAGAAAACTTCTCTCTCACGCGCATGGGGCTCCGCGGCCGAAGAGCGGCCGGGCTAAGGCTTCTCCGGGTCGTGCCTAGCACAAGAGCGCGCAACTATAGTCCGCGGTGAGACCCTCGATGAGCAGGAGAAGCCTCGTAGACCTGGCCGCCGAGGCCTCCAGGGGCGGAGCCTACCTTTTCGCCGGCAACGCCCTCTCCCTGGCGCTGTCCGCTCTGGCCTCCATTCTCATCGCCAGGCTGCTGGGGCCTGAGGGCTATGGGATATACTCTCTCGTCCTTACCGTGCCGGCTATAGTGGGTCCTCTCATAGGCCTCGGCATAGGTCAAGCTGTGACCCGTTATGTGGCTATGCTGGGGTCTGAGGGCAAGGGTTGTGATGCCTCTATGTATATAAGGGTCGCATTGATCTTTGAGGCTTCCCTGGGGCTTGTGGCCATGGTCCTTGTATTTCTCTGCTCAGATCTCGTAGCTATGTACATGCTCGGTAGACCTGGTATAGGCTCTCTTGTTGGATTGGTCTCTCCGCTTGTCTTAACAGGATCCATCATTGGTATCTGTGACGGGGTCTTTTTGGCATTCCTGAAGACAAAGTACAGTGCTCTCGTCAAAAGTCTTCAGGCTCTCGTGAAATTAGCTCTATCGCCTCTTCTAGCACTAAGCCTAGGCGTGATGGGAGCCCTAGGGGGCAATGTGGCTAGCTATATAGTTGCTACCATTGCCTCTCTGGCTCTACTGGCATCAGCTTGCAGGACTCTAGGGAGTAATAATAAGGCTACTAGTGTGGGCTATGTTGAGGCTCTAAGATCCATGATCTCCTATGCCTATCCTCTCTACCTCCCCACTCTCCTGGGCTTCCTAATTGGTAGAGTAATCTTTGTCCTCACAGCGCACTTCGTCAGCGATTATGAGCTTGGCAACTATTCCGTTGCCCAGAACCTCTACTCGCCAATTTCTATGGCGACATCTGCAATAGGATCCTCTCTATTCGCAGTTTTCTCAGGGCTGGATCCTGGAAGAGAGAGCCGAGAAGTGGCAGAGGTATTTAGGGCCTCTGTCAAGTACAGTACTGTGCTCATGGTCCCGGCGATAGCAATGGCAATTCTATTCTCTAGGGACCTAGTGGTCCTCGTCTATGGCCTTGACTACGAAGCAGCTCCCCTTTACTTGGCCCTCACAGCCACAGGAGCTCTGGGAGTCGGTCTGGGGGCATATGTGCTCGGGGGCCTCTTCGCTGGCATTGGGAAGACGCAAGAGGTATTCAGGTCATGGATCGTCAATACCCTGGTCTCCCTGCCGCTCACACTAATACTGCTGCCGAGGCTAGGGATGGTGGGAGCTATAGTGGCAGGTCTCATAGGAGGGTATGCGTCGACCGTATACCTCTTAATGAGAGCTAAGATAGAGGCAGGTGTCTCGATAGGCGCGAAAGAAATAGCGAGAGTGTACGTCTCCGCGGCAATCTCGGCACTAGCTACATTACCGGTGCTTTATGTAGAGATTCATGAGGTTCTCAGAGTGATATTGGCCTCGATCATCTATGTGGCATCCTACGCGATCATATTGCCACTGCTGGGAGCTCTAAAAGAGGACGAAGTCAGCATCTTAGTAAATGTAGCAAGAAGATCAGGCCCAGTGCTGTTACCCCTTACTCTACTGCTAAGAATTGAGGAGAGGATTATCAGAAAGCTTAAACAGATCCTATAGTATGTGTTCTCGACCTGAGATTAACTATCATGCATCAGACCTTGCTTTCTGACCACAAGTGCCACCATGTTAAATGTGAAGGATTTGTTCATGTTTGTAGAGGAGTAAACAGCTCATGACTACAGGAAGGATCCTTGTCTTCTCTAAGCTCTGGTGGCCTGAGGGCGGTGGTGGTGAGCTGGCCACGCATTTGATAACCAAGCATATCTTGTCGAGGCACTTCGAAGTGATTGTTGTCTCTGGCACCCGCCACCCCACCGGAGAGGTAATGGGGTATTGTAGGTACCTGTACTGGCCTGTTCTCAGAGAGCCTTACAAGCCTCTCGAATGGCTCAAGCTATTCTCTAATACAGAGACCCTGAGGAAGCTCGTGGAAAAGGCTGACACTATCTACATACCCTCCCATACACTACTGCCCCTGGCCATCGCGGCCAAGAATATCAATCCCCGTGCAAGGGTCATTGTTCACCTCCACAACTATCAGCCACTAACATATACTTCTGTAATATTGCATGATGTGAACACGCGGTCTCTCGGTGATGTTATCGTGGAGCTTTACGAGCACGGAGACGTGGCCAGGGCTATTGCCACAGGCCTCCTTGACACACTAGGTGTGAATAGAGT
Coding sequences within it:
- a CDS encoding glycosyltransferase family 2 protein, which codes for MLTTGTHERLGYLRLLLRSLSRQTMRPSEIIVASEVSDRELLETVKRECGDTCMVLATGLWNKCRTANRAILESRGDIVFLLEDDLVLREDFIEEVVKTFDRDGSIGCVYSRCVWVFREGARSRGGPLGLATRLLSKLSVHESLLPRQVRTIDRHLAEIPVFTMSVACRREALLRAGLYDESVEEPIQGEDFDLAMRVRAAGYRIVANGKAVSYHFTRQVSKRVERLRRDPRHIEGVYRSEVYFLAKNRGLVGLYVVPHAIYRAIEAVAWAARSGRPSTALYGVRGIMVGLVKGCVSRGAGPWRSRSYTS
- a CDS encoding glycosyltransferase — translated: MRRALASLRKTRYGNMKILVVDNGSSDGSVEIVRREFPEAEILALPRNLGYARANNLGIAVALRRGARYVVLMNNDVEVVDPWWLRLAVKVMESHKDIGIMGLRFYCQVRDANIVVAQES
- a CDS encoding glycosyltransferase family 2 protein is translated as MKSILVSIVIPVKNERGNVEQLIMSIYGQTYRPIEVVVVDGGSTDGTLEALQELKAKLKGAGFAIKVLKEEDFGSLRSPANARNIGVLNSSGEVIVFFDADFDLSGDPEAIEKIVAGLGEGEHVAITYAPNGHTWVERHLALDDIVYYFRGGRPLHVVCCFRRSVFSRALFDASLGFGEDLEFLARAKTMWRVVGTGVRRCYPHTLGQLMKQQLWYGRTALRYFRKVGAMRWPIDVARSNAVLGIVALDVIVSAASMNVLLTLAVTALLLAFVAHRWLRRDVVVLGGKPRLILERLAWTLLRETYGRLWFDIGLLLGLARSSHRDLGR
- a CDS encoding glycosyltransferase family 2 protein, encoding MQQAGSHDAGRPVTPSKVAIVILGYNARKSLGPLLDRAIDSALGQSYGNVKVIFADNGSADDSAEYVSSKYGDKVRVVRLGRNYGFCLGNNLAVRHLSPDIKYILFMNPDAVLEERYVEKLVGIMERDESVGIAQGLQRSLGGSFSSLGGYVDSYGRAVEVDVSGLEGRLSGLDAVFEVAWASGSAMMVRRELFERLGGFSPELFMYHDEIDLCARALSLGYRTVVYPRAVYYHRRGTEGAPKRINWLSWYLANRNKWLTTVRYFPLKHVLRALLLYLPVEVLINVLKSVRKGERARARLQLRIVWHVARNLRREASFRRRWRPGLRGLEGFIMDVPSPLIGVDPRRALRKLLSHAHGAPRPKSGRAKASPGRA
- a CDS encoding oligosaccharide flippase family protein; the encoded protein is MSRRSLVDLAAEASRGGAYLFAGNALSLALSALASILIARLLGPEGYGIYSLVLTVPAIVGPLIGLGIGQAVTRYVAMLGSEGKGCDASMYIRVALIFEASLGLVAMVLVFLCSDLVAMYMLGRPGIGSLVGLVSPLVLTGSIIGICDGVFLAFLKTKYSALVKSLQALVKLALSPLLALSLGVMGALGGNVASYIVATIASLALLASACRTLGSNNKATSVGYVEALRSMISYAYPLYLPTLLGFLIGRVIFVLTAHFVSDYELGNYSVAQNLYSPISMATSAIGSSLFAVFSGLDPGRESREVAEVFRASVKYSTVLMVPAIAMAILFSRDLVVLVYGLDYEAAPLYLALTATGALGVGLGAYVLGGLFAGIGKTQEVFRSWIVNTLVSLPLTLILLPRLGMVGAIVAGLIGGYASTVYLLMRAKIEAGVSIGAKEIARVYVSAAISALATLPVLYVEIHEVLRVILASIIYVASYAIILPLLGALKEDEVSILVNVARRSGPVLLPLTLLLRIEERIIRKLKQIL